In Erigeron canadensis isolate Cc75 chromosome 1, C_canadensis_v1, whole genome shotgun sequence, a single window of DNA contains:
- the LOC122585719 gene encoding chaperone protein dnaJ 20, chloroplastic-like — protein MALKMNFVLQKSDLMLIRNERVFNGIKKTTNISCRAKELHNIDNKKNFYQVLSLESQNVSFHDLKKAYRAKALQLHPDVYPSSKKEESTKRFVELREAYEVLSDPNTRRMYDLSLVGGHTHREQNVHFSTTVWEAQLEGLKNRAAKRPKRRSIQFM, from the coding sequence ATGGCTTTAAAGATGAACTTTGTGTTGCAAAAAAGTGATTTGATGCTAATTAGGAATGAAAGAGTGTTTAATGGTATTAAGAAGACTACAAACATATCTTGTAGAGCTAAAGAGTTGCACAATATTGATAATAAAAAGAACTTTTACCAAGTTCTTTCGCTAGAGTCGCAAAATGTTAGTTTTCATGACCTCAAGAAGGCGTACCGAGCCAAAGCTCTTCAACTCCATCCCGATGTTTACCCATCTTCCAAAAAGGAGGAAAGCACCAAACGATTTGTGGAGTTAAGAGAGGCGTATGAAGTTCTTTCTGACCCAAACACTAGACGAATGTACGACTTGAGCTTAGTTGGAGGCCATACTCATCGTGAACAAAACGTGCATTTCTCAACAACGGTGTGGGAAGCACAACTCGAAGGTTTAAAGAATCGAGCAGCCAAGCGTCCTAAGAGGAGATCCATTCAGTTCATGTAG
- the LOC122580467 gene encoding heat stress transcription factor A-1-like has translation MVKQSKGGSIAPFLLKCYEMVNDPTTDDLISWGQNNDSFIVWNEVDFTNNLLPKYFKHSNYSSFQRQLNIYGFRKTDTDRWEFANEGFIKGQEHLLRSIVRKKVTPAKAQQNVTEPEAAEPEVVHINRLEENRQANLWKEVESLKTDKNMLMQELVKQRQHQDASQTKMLVLREQLKGMEKNQHQMLSFIVMAMQSPGFFAQLSSPVKSKTRLKPVREVSETVEGAIVKYQPLPVESPDMYSEEPFRYGVTSEDKDYFMDICPGSTFDESIDPRENMDQIIFSDLPDGDDMLDQLLSSTIPEKNETTIDLLDDEYGSADMGLDGFKFLPEDFEKSVIVSPRREALLYSEM, from the exons atggtgaAGCAATCGAAGGGCGGTTCGATCGCTCCGTTTTTATTAAAGTGTTATGAGATGGTGAATGATCCAACAACAGATGATTTAATATCATGGGGTCAAAATAATGATAGTTTTATTGTTTGGAATGAAGTTGATTTTACTAACAATTTGCttcctaaatattttaaacatagtAATTATTCCAGCTTTCAACGCCAACTCAATATCTat GGATTTAGGAAAACGGATACTGATAGATGGGAGTTTGCGAATGAAGGGTTTATCAAAGGCCAAGAGCATTTATTGAGGTCCATTGTCAGAAAGAAGGTAACGCCTGCCAAGGCTCAACAAAATGTTACAGAGCCGGAAGCAGCAGAGCCTGAAGTTGTACACATTAACAGACTTGAAGAGAACCGACAAGCCAACCTATGGAAGGAAGTTGAGAGTCTTAAAACCGATAAGAACATGTTAATGCAGGAGCTTGTGAAACAGAGGCAACATCAAGATGCCTCACAAACTAAAATGTTGGTCCTTCGTGAACAGCTAAAAGGGATGGAAAAAAACCAGCATCAAATGTTGTCATTTATTGTCATGGCTATGCAGAGCCCCGGGTTTTTTGCTCAACTGTCTTCACCTGTAAAATCTAAAACCAGATTGAAACCAGTCAGAGAAGTTAGTGAAACAGTAGAGGGTGCAATTGTGAAATATCAGCCACTACCGGTTGAATCACCAGATATGTATTCTGAAGAGCCATTTAGATATGGTGTTACCTCGGAGGATAAAGACTATTTTATGGATATCTGCCCCGGGTCAACCTTTGACGAGAGCATTGACCCGAGAGAAAACATGgatcaaattattttttctgATCTGCCTGATGGTGATGATATGCTAGATCAGCTTCTTTCTAGTACTATACCAGAGAAAAATGAAACAACCATAGATCTACTTGATGATGAATATGGGTCTGCAGATATGGGACTGGATGGCTTCAAATTTTTGCCCGAAGACTTTGAGAAGTCGGTAATTGTGTCACCCAGGAGGGAAGCTTTATTATATAGCGAGATGTAA